The Sulfurimonas aquatica genomic sequence ATGTAGATGAGAAAATTGATTATCTGGTATCTAACCCTCCTTATATTGCCGATGATGAAGAGTTAGAGTCAAATCTCTCTTATGAACCTCAAAATGCTCTTTTTGGGGGAAAAATTGGTGATGAAATCATTCAAGAACTTCTTGATAGAGTCTTAAAACAAAAGATTAAGTTTTTTACTTGTGAGATGGGTTATGATCAAAAAGATAAAATACAACATTATTTAAGAGATAAAAATTATGAGAGTTTAGAGTTCTATAAAGATCTAAGTGATTTTGATAGAGGCTTTACACTAAAGGTATAGATTGAAAAAAAATATTTATGTAGATTTCAGTTATTTGATAATTTTAGCGGCTTCATTTGGTGGAGTTATAGTTCTCGGTGCTTTTGTCGCTCCTGTGGTTTTTAACACTGATAAAATACTTACAGAGATAGCATTAGATAATTATAATGCGGGAATTATTATGGGTGAAATATTTCGTAGATTTTCATATTGGAGCTACTTCTTAGGAGCTTTTGTGGCACTATATGAAGCATATCAATATAAGACTGGAGAGAGAGATGCTATTAGTTTTGGAGCAGCTGTGACAGTTTTGTTTGCATCTCTTATGTTTAGTGCCGTTTATTCACCAAATATACTCTCTATGCAAGCAATGGGTGTAGAAGCAACTCAGAGTGATACTTTTAAGAATATTCATACAGCGAGTGAAATAGACTTTAAAATTCTTGCGGTTGCTTTAATCATTCTTTTTGTAAGAAGACTCATGCTTCTTCGCACAACAAAATAAATAACTGACTAAGCTTTTATCTCTCTCCAAATTTATCATTCCACCATTCAGTTGGTGAGTATGTAGCCTTTTTAATACTCTCTTCATCAAATGGGTACTCATAAGCATTACAGTAAGCTAGTACAGTTTCATAAGCATCATTGATCTGCATACTCATCTGTGTGGCTTTATCTTGATTACCATCATGTTTATCAGGATGCCATTTCTTCATAAGTAGTTTGTACTTGTTTTTGATTTCTTTTAAAGAGGAAGTCTCTCGAAGACCAAGGAGTGATTTGGCCTTCATGAGTTTTTCGTAAGGAGTTGACAATTTTTAGTCTTGTTGTTGTCTCATATATGCTGGAATATCTAAGTAATCTGCATCTAAATCACCACCAACAACTAAACGTGGACGGATTTTAGCACGAGGTGGAGCTACTGGAGTCTCACTTACAAAATCTTCATTATTTGATAAATCTTTTTCAAAACCAGTTGCTACTATAGTTATTTTTACATAGTTTTCAGGGAGAGACTCATCAGTAGATGTTCCCCAGATAACTTCAGCCTCTTCATGAGCACTATC encodes the following:
- a CDS encoding J domain-containing protein; this encodes MKAKSLLGLRETSSLKEIKNKYKLLMKKWHPDKHDGNQDKATQMSMQINDAYETVLAYCNAYEYPFDEESIKKATYSPTEWWNDKFGER
- a CDS encoding DUF4149 domain-containing protein — protein: MKKNIYVDFSYLIILAASFGGVIVLGAFVAPVVFNTDKILTEIALDNYNAGIIMGEIFRRFSYWSYFLGAFVALYEAYQYKTGERDAISFGAAVTVLFASLMFSAVYSPNILSMQAMGVEATQSDTFKNIHTASEIDFKILAVALIILFVRRLMLLRTTK